Proteins co-encoded in one Arachis hypogaea cultivar Tifrunner chromosome 11, arahy.Tifrunner.gnm2.J5K5, whole genome shotgun sequence genomic window:
- the LOC112723276 gene encoding dnaJ homolog subfamily C GRV2 isoform X1 has protein sequence MIRLYSTSAFYFALAYPGSNLLSIGQLFTVTLVHQGFHGGEEAAVSASLPLAKRSVLGGLLPESLLYVLKRSGPAAFAAAMVSDSDTPEIIWTHKMRAENLIRQVLQIKVLQHLGDFPQKLSQYCHVLYDYAPMPPVTYPELRDEMWCHHYY, from the exons ATGATACGTCTATACAGCACCAGTGCATTTTATTTTGCACTGGCCTATCCAGGATCTAATCTACTTTCAATTGGGCAACTCTTTACCGTCACCCTTGTCCACCAAGGATTTCATGGTGGCGAAGAGGCTGCGGTTTCAGCTTCATTGCCTTTGGCAAAACGCAGTGTTCTTGGTGGACTTCTTCCTGAATCTTTGTTGTATGTATTGAAGCGCAGTGGTCCAGCAGCATTTGCTGCTGCAATGGTATCAGATTCTGACACTCCTGAGATAATATGGACTCATAAAATGAGGGCAGAAAATTTAATACGTCAGGTATTGCAAATTAAG GTTTTGCAACACCTTGGTGATTTTCCACAGAAATTGTCACAGTATTGCCATGTTTTGTATGACTATGCCCCAATGCCTCCAGTTACATACCCTGAACTTAGAGATGAAATGTGGTGTCATCATTATTACTAG
- the LOC112723276 gene encoding dnaJ homolog subfamily C GRV2 isoform X2 — MIRLYSTSAFYFALAYPGSNLLSIGQLFTVTLVHQGFHGGEEAAVSASLPLAKRSVLGGLLPESLLYVLKRSGPAAFAAAMVSDSDTPEIIWTHKMRAENLIRQVLQHLGDFPQKLSQYCHVLYDYAPMPPVTYPELRDEMWCHHYY, encoded by the exons ATGATACGTCTATACAGCACCAGTGCATTTTATTTTGCACTGGCCTATCCAGGATCTAATCTACTTTCAATTGGGCAACTCTTTACCGTCACCCTTGTCCACCAAGGATTTCATGGTGGCGAAGAGGCTGCGGTTTCAGCTTCATTGCCTTTGGCAAAACGCAGTGTTCTTGGTGGACTTCTTCCTGAATCTTTGTTGTATGTATTGAAGCGCAGTGGTCCAGCAGCATTTGCTGCTGCAATGGTATCAGATTCTGACACTCCTGAGATAATATGGACTCATAAAATGAGGGCAGAAAATTTAATACGTCAG GTTTTGCAACACCTTGGTGATTTTCCACAGAAATTGTCACAGTATTGCCATGTTTTGTATGACTATGCCCCAATGCCTCCAGTTACATACCCTGAACTTAGAGATGAAATGTGGTGTCATCATTATTACTAG